The Sediminispirochaeta smaragdinae DSM 11293 genome has a segment encoding these proteins:
- a CDS encoding nucleoside phosphorylase has translation MEHWLAAVDYTQPTHTEGLEQYHIRCKKGDIGKAVIVPGDQSRVKMVADLLSEVKEVADNRGMITYTGIYRDTRISVTSTGMGGPSAAIAYEELINVGAEVLVRVGSVAALQPEIAPGDLSIPYGCIRDDGVTPYYVPQNFPAVPDPELYQSLVRNAEKQGIRYWKGINWTHSAFYSRSPEYFLQWSRKRVVTMEMEAATLMTIAYLRGVSAAFIGTVFENRQKQAEGHRMDLSVPSYKKPEVATGVEASVKIALDACVERVSQIQGGEQ, from the coding sequence CCTACGCACACGGAAGGCCTGGAGCAATACCACATCAGGTGTAAAAAAGGTGATATCGGTAAGGCGGTCATAGTCCCCGGAGATCAAAGCAGGGTGAAGATGGTGGCCGACCTGCTAAGTGAGGTAAAAGAGGTTGCAGACAACCGGGGAATGATCACCTATACCGGCATCTACCGCGATACGCGCATTAGTGTTACCTCGACCGGAATGGGTGGCCCCTCGGCGGCCATCGCGTACGAGGAGTTGATCAACGTCGGGGCGGAAGTCCTTGTACGTGTCGGCAGCGTTGCGGCGCTTCAGCCGGAGATAGCTCCGGGAGATTTGTCGATCCCCTACGGGTGCATCCGCGACGACGGCGTAACCCCCTACTACGTGCCGCAAAATTTCCCTGCGGTTCCCGATCCGGAGCTCTATCAGAGCCTTGTGCGGAACGCCGAGAAACAGGGCATCCGCTACTGGAAAGGCATCAACTGGACGCACTCTGCGTTTTACTCCCGATCACCGGAGTATTTCCTGCAGTGGTCGCGTAAGCGTGTTGTCACCATGGAGATGGAGGCGGCCACGCTCATGACGATCGCCTACCTTCGCGGCGTCTCTGCGGCGTTTATCGGTACCGTATTTGAAAATCGGCAGAAACAGGCGGAAGGGCATCGGATGGATCTGTCGGTCCCTTCCTATAAGAAGCCGGAAGTTGCTACAGGAGTCGAGGCGTCCGTTAAGATCGCCCTTGATGCCTGTGTGGAACGAGTATCTCAAATCCAAGGAGGAGAACAATGA